Proteins from one Ramlibacter sp. PS4R-6 genomic window:
- a CDS encoding TPM domain-containing protein, translating to MRVLALVLAFFLGSAFAQNVQPVPPLAAHVNDPAGALDPIQAKGLEDKLAAFEKAKGTQIAVLVVASTLPEDDASYANRVANAWKIGRKGVGDGILVVVAKNDRKVRIEVAKALEGAVPDLAAKRIIDEAMVPKFRSGDYAGGLQAGVDQLIARINGEALPAPKPRTERSIIPGFLDVNWFDLAIFLFVGVPIVGGILRGIFGRPLGAMFTGVGAGAAALFATSSMFVAAVAAFIGLAYTLLGGFGFLSSPTRGSRGGGPWIGGGGFGGGGGGGWSGGGGGGGFSSGGGGDFGGGGASGNW from the coding sequence ATGCGCGTTCTCGCGCTGGTCCTCGCCTTCTTCCTCGGCAGTGCGTTCGCCCAGAACGTGCAGCCGGTGCCGCCGCTGGCGGCGCACGTCAACGACCCCGCCGGCGCGCTCGACCCGATCCAGGCCAAGGGGCTGGAAGACAAGCTCGCGGCGTTCGAGAAGGCCAAGGGCACGCAGATCGCCGTGCTCGTCGTCGCGAGCACGCTGCCCGAGGACGACGCCAGCTACGCCAACCGCGTCGCCAACGCCTGGAAGATCGGGCGCAAGGGCGTGGGCGACGGCATCCTCGTCGTCGTCGCCAAAAACGACCGCAAGGTGCGCATCGAGGTGGCGAAGGCGCTCGAGGGCGCGGTGCCCGACCTCGCGGCCAAGCGCATCATCGACGAGGCCATGGTGCCGAAATTCCGCAGCGGCGATTACGCCGGCGGGCTGCAGGCCGGCGTGGACCAGCTGATCGCACGCATCAACGGCGAGGCCCTGCCCGCGCCCAAGCCGCGCACCGAACGCTCCATCATCCCCGGCTTCCTCGACGTCAACTGGTTCGACCTCGCCATCTTCCTCTTCGTCGGCGTTCCTATCGTGGGCGGCATCCTGCGCGGGATCTTCGGCCGCCCGCTCGGCGCGATGTTCACGGGTGTCGGCGCCGGCGCGGCGGCGCTCTTCGCGACGTCCAGCATGTTCGTCGCGGCGGTCGCCGCCTTCATCGGGCTCGCCTACACCTTGCTGGGCGGCTTCGGCTTCCTGTCGTCGCCCACGCGCGGTAGCCGTGGCGGCGGGCCGTGGATCGGTGGCGGCGGTTTCGGTGGCGGCGGTGGCGGCGGCTGGAGCGGCGGTGGGGGCGGGGGCGGCTTCAGCTCCGGCGGCGGTGGCGACTTTGGGGGCGGCGGCGCCTCGGGGAACTGGTGA
- a CDS encoding LemA family protein: MKRWLAVLLSFFAALSLSGCGYNDFQKLDEQTKAAWSEVLNQYQRRADLVPNLVATVKGEANFEQETLTKVIEARARATQVQVTPEMLNNAEAMKKFQQAQGELSSALSRLLVVSERYPDLKANQSFRDLRVQLEGTENRITVARNRYIQAVQEYNVLARSFPTNLTAMVFHYEPKASFTVENEAQVSKPPQVDFGTKK, encoded by the coding sequence ATGAAGCGCTGGCTTGCGGTCCTCCTCTCCTTCTTCGCCGCCCTGTCCCTGTCCGGCTGCGGCTACAACGACTTCCAGAAACTCGACGAGCAGACCAAGGCCGCGTGGAGCGAGGTGCTGAACCAGTACCAGCGCCGCGCCGACCTGGTGCCCAACCTCGTGGCCACGGTCAAGGGCGAGGCAAACTTCGAGCAGGAAACGCTGACCAAGGTGATCGAGGCGCGCGCGCGTGCGACGCAGGTGCAGGTTACGCCCGAGATGCTGAACAACGCCGAGGCGATGAAGAAGTTCCAGCAGGCGCAGGGCGAACTCTCCAGCGCGCTCAGCCGGCTGCTCGTCGTGTCCGAGCGCTACCCCGACCTGAAGGCCAACCAGTCCTTCCGCGACCTGCGCGTGCAGCTGGAAGGCACGGAAAACCGCATCACCGTGGCACGCAACCGGTACATCCAGGCGGTGCAGGAGTACAACGTGCTCGCGCGCAGCTTCCCGACCAACCTCACCGCGATGGTCTTCCACTACGAGCCCAAGGCGAGCTTCACCGTGGAAAACGAAGCGCAGGTGAGCAAGCCGCCGCAGGTGGACTTCGGCACCAAGAAGTAG
- a CDS encoding DUF4186 domain-containing protein codes for MTDLDGLFARLAQSRFRASQKLGPRDAQYLRDKGLDTVMAHARDFIAQRLAPAHPANDGKQTPWKGHPVFVAQHATACCCRGCLAKWHGIAKGHELDAQEQQHVLATLERWLRAQSVQ; via the coding sequence GTGACGGACCTGGACGGGCTGTTCGCGCGGCTGGCGCAATCGCGTTTCCGCGCGTCGCAGAAACTCGGGCCGCGCGACGCGCAGTACCTGCGCGACAAGGGCCTGGACACCGTGATGGCGCATGCGCGCGATTTCATCGCGCAGCGCCTCGCGCCCGCGCACCCCGCCAACGACGGCAAGCAGACGCCGTGGAAGGGCCACCCGGTGTTCGTCGCGCAGCACGCCACGGCGTGCTGCTGCCGCGGCTGCCTGGCCAAGTGGCATGGCATTGCCAAGGGGCATGAGCTCGACGCGCAGGAGCAGCAGCACGTGCTCGCCACGCTCGAGCGCTGGCTGCGCGCGCAGTCAGTTCAGTGA
- a CDS encoding TPM domain-containing protein, translating to MGWTQRIARLLRHRLRDERDTRRAIPRQLVERLTQRVADSERRHTGEIRICVEASLPTSYVLRDATPRERAVAMFGKLRVWDTEANNGVLVYLLLVEHAIEIVADRGLTARVPEGEWQRIVDAMRAAFQARRYEEGLQQALDAVTALLVQHFPAASGAPNPNELPDEPSLN from the coding sequence ATGGGCTGGACGCAACGCATCGCACGCCTGCTGCGCCACCGCCTGCGCGACGAGCGCGACACGCGCCGGGCCATCCCGCGGCAACTGGTCGAGCGATTGACGCAACGCGTGGCCGACAGCGAGCGGCGCCACACCGGCGAGATCCGCATCTGCGTCGAGGCGAGCCTGCCCACGAGCTACGTGCTGCGCGACGCCACGCCGCGCGAGCGCGCCGTCGCCATGTTCGGCAAGCTGCGCGTGTGGGACACCGAAGCCAACAACGGCGTGCTGGTCTACCTGCTGCTGGTCGAGCACGCCATCGAGATCGTCGCCGACCGCGGCCTGACCGCGCGCGTGCCCGAGGGTGAGTGGCAGCGCATCGTCGACGCGATGCGTGCGGCGTTCCAGGCGCGCCGCTACGAGGAAGGCCTGCAGCAGGCACTCGACGCGGTCACCGCGCTGCTCGTGCAGCACTTCCCGGCCGCGAGCGGCGCCCCCAACCCGAACGAGCTGCCCGACGAGCCGTCACTGAACTGA